A DNA window from Candidatus Desulfatibia profunda contains the following coding sequences:
- a CDS encoding nitroreductase family protein, whose translation MDFKDVVNNRRAVNFFDPEKKVPEKLLKEMIELAAKAPSSFNLQPWNLIVLKDPEEKMRLQKLAWNQPKVSEAPVTLIILTDRNGWQQGHPTVEHNFNEMVKAGAMSREQYQWFLDACRNLYGANKEKQQAFANKNTGFFAMALMLAAKSLGLDTHPMDGFDHDDVRREFKIPDNFWIPLLLSVGYFRKDKTLLPPKWRKTYDEIVVNFN comes from the coding sequence ATGGATTTCAAAGATGTTGTCAACAACCGACGTGCAGTCAATTTTTTCGACCCTGAAAAAAAGGTACCGGAAAAACTGTTAAAAGAGATGATTGAGCTGGCGGCCAAGGCTCCGTCAAGCTTTAACCTCCAGCCCTGGAACCTGATTGTTCTGAAAGATCCGGAAGAAAAAATGCGTCTTCAAAAACTGGCCTGGAACCAGCCCAAAGTCAGCGAAGCACCCGTGACGCTCATTATCTTGACGGATCGCAACGGGTGGCAACAGGGACATCCGACGGTTGAACATAATTTTAATGAAATGGTTAAAGCCGGCGCCATGTCCCGGGAACAGTATCAATGGTTTCTGGATGCCTGCCGGAATCTTTACGGCGCCAACAAGGAGAAACAGCAGGCCTTTGCCAACAAGAATACGGGTTTTTTTGCCATGGCACTGATGCTGGCCGCCAAAAGCCTGGGACTCGATACCCACCCCATGGACGGATTTGATCATGACGATGTCCGCCGGGAATTTAAGATTCCGGATAATTTCTGGATACCCCTTTTGCTTTCCGTCGGCTATTTCCGCAAAGACAAAACGCTGCTTCCGCCCAAATGGCGAAAAACCTATGATGAGATCGTCGTAAATTTTAATTGA
- a CDS encoding thioredoxin domain-containing protein, with the protein MNNIDLTPNRLINEKSPYLQQHAYNPVDWYPWGDEALDKAKKENKPILLSIGYSTCHWCHVMENESFADSKIAGQMNANFVCIKVDREERPDLDKIYITAVTSLTGSAGWPLNVFLTPDLKPFFGGTYFPPQPKIGIASWSQLISLIAKAWNDPDKHRKILDSADAITQTLNNHLSWKTKGIMPGPNLLETAYENFKSDFDANKGGFSPAPKFPSPAIQNFLLSYSRYAKNTQATEPNADRAIEMTVLTLRAMAHGGIYDHLGGGFHRYATDDRWHVPHSAMKHT; encoded by the coding sequence ATGAATAACATTGATTTAACACCCAACCGCCTCATCAATGAAAAAAGTCCCTATCTCCAGCAACACGCTTATAACCCGGTCGATTGGTACCCCTGGGGGGACGAGGCGCTCGACAAAGCAAAAAAGGAAAATAAACCGATTCTTTTGTCCATCGGTTATTCCACCTGCCACTGGTGCCACGTCATGGAAAATGAATCCTTCGCCGATTCGAAGATTGCAGGTCAAATGAACGCGAATTTCGTTTGTATTAAAGTGGATCGTGAAGAACGACCGGATCTTGATAAAATTTATATCACGGCAGTTACTTCGTTGACCGGATCGGCGGGATGGCCCTTAAATGTCTTTTTAACCCCGGATTTGAAACCTTTTTTCGGAGGCACCTATTTCCCTCCACAACCCAAGATCGGTATCGCTTCCTGGTCTCAACTGATAAGTTTGATCGCCAAGGCCTGGAATGATCCTGACAAGCACCGCAAAATCCTTGATTCCGCTGATGCGATCACCCAAACACTGAACAATCATTTATCCTGGAAAACCAAAGGGATCATGCCGGGGCCGAATCTTTTGGAAACTGCTTATGAAAACTTTAAATCCGATTTCGATGCGAACAAAGGAGGCTTCAGCCCGGCCCCCAAGTTTCCATCACCGGCCATCCAGAATTTCCTTTTGTCCTATAGTCGCTATGCCAAAAACACGCAAGCAACTGAGCCAAACGCTGACAGGGCCATCGAAATGACCGTTTTAACCTTGCGCGCCATGGCTCATGGCGGTATTTACGATCATCTGGGCGGGGGCTTTCATCGCTACGCCACCGACGACCGCTGGCATGTTCCCCATTCGGCAATGAAACATACCTGA